TCGGAGACATTGTTAATATGCCTTCTGGTAGAGTATTTAACTTTGCAGATAATGAAGAAAATTATTTTGCCGTAATGGAAAAAAAGTAATTCCTAAACAATGAAGTTTGAATTATAGATAAGGCTGCCAAATGCTGGTGGCCTTTTTATTTGGCTGTATTCACATAGATTGTTACTTTTCTATAATAAGGGAAAAATCAAATTTGTAATACCATTAAATGGAGATACCTTCTTCAACTAAAGGGGCATGTTTGTTCAAGAAGGAATTATTTAAAATTTGTAGAAATTCTTAGTGTACAAGAATCATTGATAAGCTAAAATCCAATTAAAAGGAGATCAAAGATGAAATTCTTGTGTTTTGGATACTTAAGTCCAGAGAAAATGAATATTCTCCCGAAAGATGAAATCGAAGCTATTATGAGCCAATGTAGCCCCCACCTTGAAAAATTTTATATGAGTGGTCAAGTGATGATGGATATTGGTGTGGAAACAGAAGTTATATCCTTGCGTCGTGAGAACGGAAATATAAAGGTATTAGACAACGCTCTTGTCGAGTTCGACGAGAGAATAGGTAGTGTGTTCCTAATAGAGGCAAATGATATGGAAGAAGCAATACGCATCGCTTCTTTACATCCGACCATACAGTTGGATGCTGGAGAGGAATTAGGCTGGAGGATTGAAATTAGGCCAGTACACTATTGCGAAAAGGGTGAGTAAATTAACCTTGCATTCCTTTAACGAGGAATGCTTTCTTCTTATTGAGCAAACGAGGCAGTTTAGTTGAACAATAAATGATATAATACCCCGCATTAAAAGCATTGTAAAGGTGGCTATTCAAATGGAAAATTGGATTGAATTATCTAAAATAGAATATAAAGAGGTATGGGATAGGATATATGCTGAATTTACTTTTGAACCTAGCATATCAAAGTTTCCATCTTTTAAAGTGCCATATCCATTTATCACATATGATGTATCCCCGTATTTAAATTGGTCCGGAGATTCAGATACTTATGATGAGATTTACGATGATTTAGAGGATAAGTCATTACTTGTTTTTCAAGAACTCACACAAAAAGATGAATATATGTTTGCGTTAGATTGGCAACATCCAAGTTATTGGATAAACCCCCGTATGGAGTTTCCTAAAAGTGAATTTGATGAATGGATAGTACCTATTTTTCCAAACAGTGATTATTACTTTTTTATTCATAAGGATTTTGAATGGGGATTATTAGGACACCCTTGGGAAGAAAGCATCACTATTTTTGGAAAAGATTTGATTAAAGGTTTTGGAAAACATAAACCAAGAATGTTTCAAAAGATATTACGTCAGGG
This genomic stretch from Pradoshia eiseniae harbors:
- a CDS encoding YciI family protein — protein: MKFLCFGYLSPEKMNILPKDEIEAIMSQCSPHLEKFYMSGQVMMDIGVETEVISLRRENGNIKVLDNALVEFDERIGSVFLIEANDMEEAIRIASLHPTIQLDAGEELGWRIEIRPVHYCEKGE
- a CDS encoding DUF2716 domain-containing protein, which translates into the protein MENWIELSKIEYKEVWDRIYAEFTFEPSISKFPSFKVPYPFITYDVSPYLNWSGDSDTYDEIYDDLEDKSLLVFQELTQKDEYMFALDWQHPSYWINPRMEFPKSEFDEWIVPIFPNSDYYFFIHKDFEWGLLGHPWEESITIFGKDLIKGFGKHKPRMFQKILRQG